A single window of Thermodesulfobacteriota bacterium DNA harbors:
- a CDS encoding DnaJ domain-containing protein yields the protein MATRDYYEILGVSKNASEEEIKRAYRKLAMKYHPDRNPNKKEAEERFKEINEAYAVLSDKEKRKQYDTFGAEGFRQRFTQEDIFRGFDIDEILSGLFGGRMRTEFKFGGGRRGFDFGDLFGSAYGFQETAQKGEDIVYELPLTIEEVASGAEKRITYRKDGKVEEVSVKVPKGIPAGKKLRLAGKGMEGKRGGPPGDLYLQITIQDHPIYTREGDDLIVEKEIRFSEAVLGGSIEVPTLEGTKRVKIPPGTQSHTKLRLKGLGLPHFQKEGRGDEYVKVIVKVPKKISERAKTLIQELAREGI from the coding sequence ATGGCAACGAGAGATTATTATGAAATCTTGGGCGTGAGCAAGAACGCCTCCGAGGAGGAGATCAAGCGGGCCTACCGGAAATTGGCGATGAAGTACCATCCCGATCGGAACCCGAACAAGAAGGAGGCGGAGGAGCGCTTCAAGGAGATCAACGAGGCCTATGCCGTTTTGAGCGACAAGGAGAAACGGAAACAGTACGACACCTTCGGCGCGGAGGGGTTCCGTCAACGCTTCACCCAGGAGGACATCTTCCGGGGCTTCGACATCGACGAGATCCTCTCGGGTCTGTTCGGCGGCAGGATGAGGACGGAGTTCAAATTCGGGGGAGGCCGCAGGGGCTTCGATTTCGGGGACCTCTTTGGATCGGCCTATGGATTTCAGGAGACGGCTCAGAAGGGAGAGGACATCGTCTACGAATTGCCCCTCACCATCGAAGAGGTGGCCTCGGGCGCCGAAAAGAGGATCACCTACCGGAAAGACGGAAAGGTGGAGGAGGTCTCGGTCAAGGTTCCCAAAGGGATCCCAGCCGGAAAGAAGCTCCGCCTCGCTGGCAAGGGGATGGAAGGCAAGAGGGGAGGTCCTCCGGGCGATCTCTACCTTCAGATCACCATCCAGGACCACCCCATCTACACCCGGGAGGGAGACGATCTGATCGTGGAGAAGGAGATCCGCTTCTCGGAGGCCGTGCTCGGCGGGTCGATCGAGGTTCCCACCCTCGAGGGAACGAAGAGGGTCAAGATCCCTCCCGGAACTCAGAGCCATACGAAATTGCGCTTGAAGGGACTCGGCCTTCCCCATTTTCAGAAAGAGGGAAGAGGTGACGAGTACGTGAAGGTCATTGTGAAGGTTCCGAAGAAGATCTCGGAGCGGGCCAAAACCCTGATCCAAGAACTGGCCCGAGAAGGGATTTAA
- a CDS encoding AAA family ATPase: MSAPRYEEVPLEKLRWRCDPNLFPFETTDDIEPCKEIIGQERALEAIRVGLGIDSIGYNIFVTGLAGTGRFTTIKAVMEEMKVKGKIPNDICYVNNFKNPDMPHMLSLPAGQGNSFKREMETLIETLKKKIPLIFENENYLNKKKELVEGFRNRQAEMFREFEKRVNREGFTLVQIQVGPYSRPGIFPVVEGNPVNIEQLEAMAEEEKFPKEELERLKAKQAELINSLEEIFKETRKSEKAIRDELSALDQEVIAPVVKDSIADIKEKFNYEKVHQYLDEVQEDIIANFQRFREKEEAPAMPLPGVMVPPPVDTFTEYQVNVLVDNSETKGVPIIVEMTPNYRNLFGTIERVVDRTGVWRTDFTHIKAGSFLRANGGYLIFNALDALVEPGVWAALKRTLKNQVMEVQTYDPFYFFSTTAIKPEPIECNTKVIMIGDAYLYHLLYNLDDDFKKIFKIKADFDSVTTKDQEKIFQYASFIRKICDEEKLRPFDRTGVAAVVEHGVRIAGRQKKLSTRFHLIADLLREANYWAEKDNSPVVKEAHVDKAIEKRVYRLNLIEEKIQEMIEEGLILLDSDGMVVGQVNGLSIYNLGDYAFGRPSRITVKTSLGKAGIINIEREVEMSGPIHNKGVYILAGYLRDRYAQDKPITMSASICFEQSYSGVEGDSASSTELYALLSSLSGLPLRQDIAVTGSVNQKGEIQPIGGVNEKIEGFFDVCKAKGLTGRQGVMIPHLNVGDLMLRKDVVEAVREGKFHIYPVRTIDEGIEILTGVEAGERLENGKFKEGTVNDLVDKKLAELGKRIKEYESGGGEEAPEKKKKRGRAPAKG, translated from the coding sequence ATGTCCGCTCCGAGATACGAAGAGGTGCCATTGGAAAAGTTGCGCTGGCGTTGCGATCCCAACCTCTTTCCATTCGAGACCACCGATGACATCGAGCCCTGCAAGGAGATCATCGGCCAGGAGAGGGCCTTAGAGGCCATCCGGGTCGGCCTGGGCATCGACAGCATCGGGTACAACATCTTCGTCACCGGCCTGGCCGGGACCGGCCGTTTCACGACGATCAAAGCGGTGATGGAAGAGATGAAGGTGAAGGGGAAGATCCCCAACGACATCTGCTATGTGAACAATTTCAAGAACCCCGACATGCCCCACATGCTCAGCCTACCCGCCGGACAGGGGAACAGCTTCAAGCGGGAGATGGAGACGCTCATCGAAACGCTCAAGAAGAAGATCCCCCTCATCTTCGAGAACGAAAACTATCTCAACAAGAAGAAGGAGCTGGTCGAGGGATTCCGGAATCGACAGGCCGAGATGTTTCGGGAGTTCGAAAAGAGGGTCAACCGGGAAGGGTTCACCCTCGTCCAGATTCAGGTGGGCCCCTATTCACGGCCGGGCATCTTTCCTGTGGTGGAAGGAAACCCCGTCAACATCGAGCAGTTAGAGGCGATGGCCGAGGAGGAGAAATTCCCCAAAGAGGAGCTCGAGCGGCTCAAGGCGAAACAGGCCGAGCTGATCAATTCCCTGGAGGAGATCTTCAAAGAGACCCGGAAGTCGGAGAAGGCGATCCGGGATGAACTCTCGGCGCTGGATCAGGAGGTGATCGCGCCGGTCGTCAAGGACTCCATCGCGGACATCAAGGAGAAGTTCAATTACGAAAAGGTCCATCAATATCTCGACGAGGTCCAGGAGGACATCATCGCCAATTTCCAGCGCTTCCGAGAAAAGGAGGAGGCCCCGGCCATGCCCCTGCCCGGGGTCATGGTCCCTCCCCCCGTGGACACCTTCACCGAATATCAGGTCAACGTTTTGGTGGACAATTCAGAGACCAAAGGGGTGCCCATCATCGTGGAGATGACCCCCAACTACCGGAACCTCTTCGGCACGATCGAGAGGGTCGTGGATCGAACCGGCGTCTGGAGGACGGACTTTACCCATATCAAGGCGGGTTCCTTTTTGAGGGCCAACGGTGGCTACTTGATCTTCAATGCCCTGGATGCCCTGGTGGAACCCGGGGTCTGGGCTGCCCTGAAGCGGACCCTGAAGAATCAGGTGATGGAGGTCCAGACCTATGATCCCTTCTACTTTTTTTCGACGACGGCGATCAAACCCGAGCCGATCGAGTGCAACACGAAGGTGATCATGATCGGCGACGCTTATCTCTATCACCTCCTCTACAATCTGGATGACGATTTCAAAAAGATCTTCAAGATCAAGGCCGATTTCGACTCGGTGACCACCAAAGATCAGGAAAAGATCTTCCAGTATGCCTCCTTCATCCGGAAGATCTGCGACGAGGAGAAGTTGAGGCCTTTCGATCGGACGGGCGTGGCCGCCGTGGTGGAGCACGGGGTGAGGATCGCAGGCAGGCAGAAGAAACTCTCCACCCGATTCCACCTCATCGCCGACCTCCTGAGGGAGGCCAATTATTGGGCCGAGAAGGACAACTCTCCGGTGGTCAAGGAGGCCCACGTCGACAAGGCGATCGAAAAGAGGGTCTACCGCCTCAACCTGATCGAGGAGAAGATCCAGGAGATGATCGAGGAGGGATTGATCCTTCTCGATTCGGATGGCATGGTGGTGGGACAGGTCAACGGGCTCTCCATCTATAACCTGGGAGATTATGCCTTTGGAAGGCCCTCCCGGATTACGGTCAAGACCTCGCTGGGGAAAGCGGGCATCATCAACATCGAGAGGGAGGTCGAGATGAGCGGCCCCATCCACAACAAAGGGGTCTACATCCTGGCGGGATATCTCCGGGATCGCTATGCCCAGGACAAGCCCATCACCATGAGCGCCAGCATCTGCTTCGAGCAGTCCTACAGTGGCGTGGAGGGAGACAGCGCCTCCTCCACGGAACTCTACGCCCTCCTCTCCAGCCTTTCCGGCCTGCCCCTTAGACAGGACATCGCCGTCACGGGCTCGGTCAACCAGAAGGGCGAGATCCAGCCCATCGGCGGCGTCAACGAGAAGATCGAGGGGTTTTTCGACGTCTGCAAGGCCAAGGGCCTCACCGGCAGGCAGGGCGTCATGATCCCCCATCTCAACGTCGGCGACCTCATGCTCCGGAAGGACGTGGTGGAGGCCGTCCGGGAAGGGAAGTTCCATATCTATCCCGTCCGGACGATCGACGAGGGGATCGAGATCCTGACCGGTGTGGAGGCCGGGGAACGCCTGGAGAACGGAAAATTTAAGGAGGGAACGGTCAACGATCTGGTCGATAAGAAACTTGCCGAACTTGGGAAAAGGATCAAAGAGTACGAGAGCGGAGGGGGAGAGGAGGCGCCAGAAAAGAAGAAAAAGAGAGGGAGGGCCCCCGCGAAGGGATAA
- a CDS encoding 16S rRNA (uracil(1498)-N(3))-methyltransferase — translation MDRIALDKTLTLGKEVLLEGPPLEALLFRNVRVGSLVTLTDREGRDFRGRVLRCSSERAAVFLFEAFSSSTESPLELILLQALPDKERMEWIIQKTTELGVAAIVPFKSERSISLEEREARQRKAHRWQEIALKAVRQSRRARVPVVETYRSFEEALNYGWGEGLKLLLWEREGRSLKEVLKRPSGSNLPPERTYLMVGPEGGFTLAEVERACQRGFIPVKLGQRILRTETAAIVLVGILQYEWGDLALDRSI, via the coding sequence ATGGATCGAATCGCTCTCGACAAAACACTCACCCTCGGGAAGGAAGTCTTGCTCGAAGGGCCTCCGCTGGAGGCCCTTCTTTTTCGAAACGTTCGAGTCGGAAGCCTCGTCACCCTCACCGATCGGGAAGGGAGGGACTTTCGGGGCCGGGTCCTTCGGTGCTCTTCCGAAAGGGCCGCGGTCTTTCTCTTCGAGGCCTTTTCCTCGTCCACGGAATCTCCCCTGGAGCTCATCCTCCTTCAGGCCCTCCCGGACAAGGAGCGGATGGAGTGGATCATCCAGAAGACAACGGAACTTGGCGTGGCGGCCATCGTCCCCTTCAAGTCCGAGCGATCGATTTCTCTAGAAGAGCGGGAGGCCAGGCAGAGGAAGGCCCATCGGTGGCAGGAGATCGCCCTTAAGGCCGTTCGGCAGTCGAGGAGGGCGAGGGTGCCCGTGGTCGAGACCTACCGCTCCTTCGAGGAGGCCTTGAACTACGGTTGGGGCGAAGGGTTGAAGCTCCTGCTCTGGGAGAGGGAGGGAAGGTCGCTGAAAGAGGTCTTGAAGAGGCCGTCGGGATCCAACCTCCCTCCCGAGAGGACCTACCTCATGGTCGGTCCGGAGGGAGGGTTTACGCTGGCCGAGGTGGAGCGGGCCTGTCAGCGCGGGTTCATTCCCGTGAAACTGGGCCAGCGAATCCTTCGGACGGAGACGGCCGCCATCGTCCTGGTGGGCATCCTTCAGTATGAATGGGGAGACCTGGCCTTGGATCGGTCCATTTGA
- a CDS encoding AMP-binding protein — translation MRDLPPNLSDYEKTYREFKWEIPEYYNFGFDGIDRWAEDRTKLALISVDDTGLNAVKHTFYDLMRLSNQFANLLLRIGIKKGDRVLLMLPRIPEWYVAMMGMIKLGVIPMPTSVLVTPADVKFRVNQAEAVLAITTLEHVTKVAEVQRECPSLQHFIVVGGRCHGWIEYEGAMEASSPKLDQKSVGKTRSSDPLLIFFTSGTESYPKMVLHTHAYPLAHIVTAKYVDDLRDTDLHMAVADTGWAKTAFGKLFGQWICGAAVLQRNPIGGFNPKISLSVIERFGVTTFCASPGVYRMLIQEDLRSYDLQNLRMSLCAGEPLTPEIVKAWKEGTGLDIYEFYGQSETVALLANFRCKPIRYGSIGLPTPGHTMAVVDEEGRELPPLTEGYVALKVRPERPPGLMKEYWRNPEAMEKAFRGDWYFTGDRAYRDEEGYFWFVGRDKELIKTVDQTIAPLEIERVLLEHPAVMEAAVVGIPEEKRGEVITAFVVLKASSQPSERLSREILDYLGERLDPQKRPERIRFLRELPKTTTGKIRRAELRNREIGKGN, via the coding sequence ATGAGAGACCTGCCCCCAAACCTTTCGGATTACGAGAAGACCTATCGCGAATTTAAATGGGAGATCCCGGAGTATTACAACTTCGGTTTCGACGGGATCGACCGCTGGGCCGAAGACCGGACCAAGCTTGCCCTCATCTCGGTCGACGACACCGGTTTGAATGCGGTGAAGCATACCTTCTACGATCTGATGAGGCTCTCCAATCAGTTCGCCAACCTCCTGCTCCGGATCGGGATCAAAAAGGGCGATCGGGTCCTCTTGATGCTCCCGAGGATCCCGGAGTGGTATGTGGCCATGATGGGGATGATCAAACTCGGGGTGATCCCGATGCCCACCTCCGTGCTGGTGACGCCGGCGGATGTGAAGTTCAGGGTGAACCAGGCCGAGGCGGTCCTGGCCATCACCACCCTGGAGCACGTGACGAAGGTGGCCGAGGTTCAACGCGAATGCCCCTCCCTCCAACACTTCATCGTCGTGGGAGGCCGTTGCCACGGCTGGATCGAATATGAAGGGGCGATGGAGGCCTCCTCTCCGAAGCTGGATCAAAAATCCGTGGGCAAGACCCGGAGCAGCGATCCCCTGCTCATCTTCTTCACCTCGGGCACCGAATCCTACCCCAAGATGGTCCTCCACACCCACGCCTATCCCCTTGCCCATATCGTGACGGCGAAGTATGTGGACGACCTCCGAGACACCGATCTCCACATGGCGGTCGCCGACACGGGTTGGGCCAAGACGGCCTTCGGAAAGCTCTTCGGCCAATGGATCTGCGGAGCCGCCGTCCTACAACGGAATCCCATCGGAGGGTTCAACCCGAAGATTTCCCTGAGCGTGATCGAACGGTTCGGGGTCACCACCTTCTGCGCCTCCCCAGGGGTCTACCGGATGCTCATCCAGGAGGATCTGAGGAGTTACGATCTGCAGAACCTCCGGATGAGCCTCTGCGCGGGCGAGCCGCTGACCCCCGAGATCGTGAAGGCCTGGAAGGAGGGGACAGGCCTGGATATTTATGAGTTCTACGGACAATCGGAGACGGTAGCCCTTCTGGCCAATTTCCGCTGTAAGCCGATCCGCTATGGTTCGATCGGGCTTCCAACCCCCGGCCATACGATGGCCGTCGTCGACGAGGAGGGGCGAGAACTGCCTCCCCTCACGGAAGGTTATGTGGCCCTCAAGGTCAGACCCGAAAGGCCACCGGGGTTGATGAAGGAGTACTGGAGGAATCCGGAGGCGATGGAAAAGGCCTTTCGAGGCGACTGGTACTTCACCGGGGACAGGGCCTACCGGGACGAGGAGGGATACTTCTGGTTCGTCGGGAGGGATAAGGAGCTGATCAAAACGGTCGACCAGACCATCGCGCCCCTCGAAATCGAAAGGGTTCTTCTCGAACACCCCGCGGTGATGGAGGCGGCCGTGGTTGGGATCCCGGAGGAGAAGCGGGGGGAGGTGATCACGGCCTTCGTCGTCCTCAAGGCCTCGAGCCAGCCATCAGAAAGGCTTTCCCGGGAGATCCTGGACTATCTCGGGGAGAGGTTGGATCCTCAAAAGCGGCCCGAGAGGATAAGGTTTTTAAGGGAGTTGCCCAAGACGACGACGGGCAAGATCCGGAGGGCGGAGCTGAGAAACCGTGAAATCGGGAAGGGGAACTGA
- a CDS encoding ABC transporter substrate-binding protein, which translates to MKKKEKGLSRREFLKKTAIGTAALGLGGLTGKRIYAQTKAPIKIGVAISLTGAWAREGELEMGGYKLWGKVINERGCTFGEVEKLGCPGPGLLGRQVEFVVYDDKSDPSEAIKLVRRLVVSDKVDLILGPYGSAVSNAIAPLAEDYKIPIITPLANAPVIWEGKKREWFVGVLPPAWRNLFGCLQIGKEKGAKTVAFIYSDTAFPIGATRPLVARAKEMGMQVVLDEAYPKETADWEPILSKAWAQRPDLILGGGYLPDSIGLVKAAKAVNATPKLFGFLVGPAIADFAKSLKGDAQYITGETFWEPFVKTPGNIEFYNAYLKEYKSEPSYHAAAGFAAGQILERAVKEVGNIEDKKALRDKLYSIKTTTIFGEYEVNPLGHPDSGWQIGKTTNLIQWQKADPKRLLPNQVAIEGMVKQIVFPGGAKTAEVIYPFPGWGK; encoded by the coding sequence ATGAAGAAGAAAGAGAAGGGGCTGAGTCGGAGGGAGTTTCTGAAGAAGACGGCCATCGGCACCGCGGCCCTCGGTCTGGGAGGGCTTACGGGAAAGAGAATTTATGCCCAGACGAAGGCCCCCATCAAGATCGGGGTCGCCATCTCTCTGACCGGGGCTTGGGCCCGCGAGGGAGAGTTGGAGATGGGAGGCTATAAACTCTGGGGCAAGGTGATCAACGAAAGGGGATGTACCTTCGGCGAGGTGGAGAAGTTGGGCTGTCCTGGGCCAGGGCTTCTCGGAAGGCAGGTGGAGTTTGTCGTCTACGATGACAAGAGCGACCCGAGCGAGGCCATCAAGCTGGTTCGAAGGCTGGTCGTCTCCGACAAGGTCGATCTCATCCTGGGACCCTATGGAAGCGCGGTCTCCAACGCCATCGCACCGCTCGCCGAGGATTATAAAATCCCCATCATCACCCCCTTAGCCAATGCGCCGGTCATCTGGGAGGGGAAGAAACGAGAGTGGTTCGTGGGCGTCCTGCCCCCGGCCTGGAGAAATCTCTTCGGTTGCCTCCAGATCGGAAAGGAGAAGGGTGCCAAGACCGTGGCTTTCATCTATTCCGATACGGCCTTTCCCATCGGTGCCACCCGCCCCCTCGTGGCGAGGGCAAAGGAGATGGGGATGCAGGTGGTGCTCGACGAGGCCTATCCAAAGGAGACCGCCGACTGGGAACCGATCCTGTCGAAGGCCTGGGCTCAAAGGCCCGACCTGATCCTCGGAGGGGGCTATCTTCCGGATTCGATCGGATTGGTCAAGGCGGCCAAGGCGGTCAATGCCACGCCGAAGCTCTTCGGATTCCTCGTGGGGCCGGCGATCGCCGATTTTGCGAAATCGCTCAAAGGCGATGCCCAGTACATCACCGGCGAGACCTTCTGGGAACCCTTCGTCAAAACCCCCGGCAACATCGAATTCTACAATGCCTATTTGAAGGAGTACAAGAGCGAGCCTTCCTACCATGCCGCCGCCGGCTTTGCCGCAGGCCAGATCCTGGAACGGGCGGTCAAGGAGGTCGGCAATATCGAAGACAAGAAGGCCTTGAGGGACAAGCTCTACTCGATCAAGACCACGACCATCTTCGGCGAGTACGAGGTCAACCCCCTGGGCCATCCCGATTCGGGCTGGCAGATCGGTAAGACGACCAACCTCATCCAGTGGCAAAAGGCCGATCCGAAGAGGCTCCTTCCCAATCAGGTGGCCATCGAGGGAATGGTGAAGCAGATCGTCTTTCCCGGAGGGGCCAAGACCGCGGAGGTCATCTACCCCTTCCCAGGCTGGGGGAAGTAA
- a CDS encoding branched-chain amino acid ABC transporter permease — protein MTTFLEILIRGVMLGSLYGLVGMGLTLVWGVVGIVNIAHGEFVMLGAYLAFWSFTLLRLNPLLSVVLAIVIFFFAGTVIHRRVTERLTRAPELSALILTFGMSIFLWNLAQFFWTNTYRSVPYLTGNFTLFGLVLAKSKAVSFLLSVALTAALFAFLKYSKTGKGIRATAQNPEVALVCGIDTVKMRAFTFGMGIALAGAAGSIVSLQWVIFPQMGTSYVSKAFAIVVLGGLGHIQGALAGGLILGILESLVTQYWSAKMAQIIPSVTILLILLFRPTGLFRR, from the coding sequence ATGACGACCTTTCTTGAGATCTTGATCCGGGGGGTGATGTTGGGCTCCCTCTATGGCCTGGTCGGGATGGGACTGACCCTCGTCTGGGGAGTGGTGGGGATCGTCAACATCGCCCACGGCGAATTCGTGATGCTCGGGGCCTATCTGGCCTTCTGGTCCTTCACCCTGCTTCGCCTCAATCCTTTGCTCTCGGTGGTTTTGGCCATCGTGATCTTCTTCTTCGCCGGCACCGTGATCCATCGGAGGGTGACCGAGAGGTTGACCAGGGCGCCGGAGCTCTCCGCATTGATCCTCACCTTCGGGATGTCGATCTTCCTCTGGAACTTGGCCCAGTTCTTCTGGACCAACACCTATCGATCCGTTCCCTATCTGACGGGCAATTTCACCCTCTTCGGCCTGGTCCTGGCCAAGAGCAAGGCGGTCTCCTTTCTCCTCTCCGTGGCCCTCACCGCGGCCCTCTTCGCCTTCCTGAAATATTCGAAGACGGGAAAGGGGATCCGGGCGACTGCCCAGAACCCGGAAGTCGCCCTGGTCTGCGGGATCGACACGGTCAAGATGAGGGCCTTCACCTTCGGGATGGGGATCGCCCTGGCGGGCGCAGCCGGGTCCATCGTCAGCCTTCAGTGGGTCATCTTCCCGCAGATGGGCACCAGTTACGTCTCGAAGGCCTTTGCCATTGTGGTGTTAGGAGGGTTGGGACATATCCAAGGGGCGCTGGCCGGAGGCCTGATCCTCGGGATCTTGGAGAGCCTGGTGACCCAGTATTGGAGCGCCAAGATGGCCCAGATCATCCCCTCGGTCACCATCCTCCTCATCCTTCTGTTCAGGCCCACGGGGCTGTTCAGGAGGTGA
- a CDS encoding branched-chain amino acid ABC transporter permease: MKPLFERKGILIATGLLLAFLVSIPFFATDYWMTLLVVILIFSVYASGWNLFSGLTGYTNLGLSWFIGVSGYVSSLLIADYKCFYLLAWPIGALFISLVSIGVGYILLRIKGVYFAISMVALTEGTRELFGTEYLEPITHGGKGVPFVAGASLSELYWSALALAFLTVLICYKVTSSKFGLRLMAIREDEQAAETLGIHTTREKISAFCLSAFLTGLAGAIHFTYQNYIDPSFGFTIHLTLTPIVMTLFGGVGTVFGPVIGATLFTFIHEILWAELTLLYMAIFGLILMVLILFFPQGLLGWMKEKGMVPRSREV; this comes from the coding sequence ATGAAGCCTCTTTTTGAGAGAAAGGGGATCCTGATCGCGACCGGCCTGCTTTTGGCCTTTCTCGTTTCGATCCCCTTCTTTGCGACGGACTACTGGATGACCCTCCTTGTGGTGATCCTGATCTTTTCGGTCTACGCCTCGGGATGGAACCTCTTCTCAGGCCTGACCGGCTACACCAATCTGGGCCTCTCCTGGTTCATCGGCGTGAGCGGCTATGTGAGCAGCCTTCTGATCGCCGATTATAAATGTTTCTACCTCCTGGCCTGGCCGATCGGCGCCCTCTTCATCAGCCTCGTCTCCATCGGCGTGGGTTATATCCTGCTCAGGATCAAGGGGGTCTACTTTGCCATCTCCATGGTGGCGCTGACCGAAGGCACCCGGGAGCTCTTCGGGACGGAATATCTCGAACCGATCACCCATGGCGGGAAAGGCGTCCCTTTTGTGGCAGGCGCAAGCCTCTCCGAGCTCTACTGGTCCGCCCTCGCCCTGGCCTTCTTGACGGTCCTGATCTGCTACAAGGTGACCTCCTCCAAATTCGGGCTTCGGCTCATGGCCATCCGGGAGGACGAGCAGGCTGCGGAGACCTTGGGGATCCACACGACCCGCGAGAAGATCTCGGCCTTCTGCCTGAGCGCCTTTCTCACAGGGTTGGCAGGGGCGATCCATTTCACCTATCAGAATTACATCGACCCCTCTTTCGGTTTCACCATCCATCTCACCCTCACGCCCATCGTGATGACCCTCTTCGGAGGCGTGGGGACGGTCTTCGGACCGGTGATCGGGGCGACGCTCTTCACCTTCATCCACGAGATCCTCTGGGCGGAGTTGACGTTGCTCTATATGGCGATCTTCGGGCTGATCCTCATGGTCTTGATTCTCTTCTTCCCGCAGGGGCTTTTGGGATGGATGAAGGAGAAGGGGATGGTCCCGAGAAGTCGCGAGGTTTAG
- a CDS encoding ABC transporter ATP-binding protein has translation MQPEPLLRIEDVVKKFGEVVALDHCSFEIEKGSITGLIGPNGAGKTTLFNLITGLLQPDSGHIFYKGEEITGLKPYEIARRGIGRTYQIVRIFPKMTLLENLLVVGKGTRRAVEEKAMALLHLVRLSEKKDEYASDLSFGQQKLLSLAQVLMLDAELILLDEPAAGINPTLQNELLSLIHRLNGEGKTFIIVEHDMNVIMNHCQRAIALNSGQKIAEGSCQVLQQDERLLEHYFGR, from the coding sequence ATGCAGCCGGAACCTCTTTTGAGAATCGAGGACGTGGTGAAGAAGTTCGGGGAGGTGGTCGCCCTCGATCACTGCTCCTTCGAGATCGAAAAGGGTTCGATCACCGGTCTGATCGGTCCGAATGGCGCCGGCAAGACGACCCTCTTCAACCTCATCACAGGCCTCCTTCAACCCGACTCCGGCCACATCTTTTATAAAGGCGAGGAGATCACCGGCTTGAAACCTTATGAGATCGCCCGGAGGGGCATCGGCCGGACCTATCAGATCGTCCGCATCTTTCCCAAGATGACCCTCCTCGAAAACCTCCTCGTCGTCGGCAAGGGGACGAGGCGGGCCGTGGAGGAGAAGGCCATGGCCCTCCTCCACCTGGTCAGGCTCTCGGAGAAGAAGGACGAGTATGCCTCCGACCTCTCCTTCGGCCAGCAGAAGCTTCTCTCTTTGGCGCAAGTGTTGATGCTCGATGCCGAGCTCATCCTGCTCGATGAACCTGCCGCAGGGATCAACCCGACGCTTCAGAACGAGCTTTTATCCCTGATCCATCGGCTCAATGGTGAAGGGAAGACCTTCATCATCGTCGAGCACGACATGAACGTCATCATGAACCACTGTCAGAGGGCGATCGCCCTCAACTCCGGCCAGAAGATCGCCGAGGGGAGCTGCCAGGTCCTTCAACAGGACGAAAGGTTGTTGGAACATTACTTCGGAAGATGA
- a CDS encoding ABC transporter ATP-binding protein, with translation MERREDSILVVEDLVAGYGKMEILHGVSLSVGKNEIVGLIGPNGAGKSTVLKAATGLLRPTSGRVLFRGEEVTHLPPYRRVEKGMAFNPQGRVVFPYMTVLEHLEMGAWTIKERGVRERAFERVYQLFPWLRDLRQRKAAQMSGGEQQMLSLARAMMTEPQILLLDEPSLGLSPKWVKTVFEKIVEVKASGIPCLIVEQKAALILEYSDYAYVLEMGKNRFEGKGRDLLANPDVRRLYLGG, from the coding sequence ATGGAGAGAAGAGAGGATTCCATTTTGGTGGTCGAGGACCTGGTGGCCGGTTACGGCAAGATGGAGATCCTCCACGGCGTCTCCCTCTCGGTCGGAAAGAACGAGATCGTCGGCCTGATCGGGCCAAACGGAGCGGGCAAATCGACCGTCCTCAAAGCGGCCACAGGCCTCTTACGGCCGACCTCGGGGAGGGTCCTCTTCCGAGGGGAGGAGGTGACCCACCTGCCCCCTTATCGGAGGGTCGAGAAGGGAATGGCCTTCAATCCCCAGGGCCGGGTGGTCTTTCCTTATATGACGGTCCTCGAGCACCTCGAGATGGGCGCCTGGACCATCAAGGAGAGAGGGGTGAGAGAGAGGGCTTTCGAGCGGGTCTATCAACTCTTCCCATGGCTCAGAGACCTTAGGCAACGAAAGGCGGCCCAGATGAGCGGAGGCGAACAGCAGATGCTCTCCCTGGCCAGGGCGATGATGACCGAGCCCCAGATCCTCCTGCTCGATGAACCCTCCCTCGGCCTTTCACCCAAATGGGTCAAGACCGTCTTCGAGAAGATCGTGGAGGTCAAGGCCTCGGGAATCCCCTGCCTCATCGTGGAGCAGAAGGCCGCCCTGATCCTCGAATATTCCGATTACGCCTACGTCCTGGAGATGGGAAAGAACCGGTTCGAGGGGAAAGGCCGGGATCTTTTGGCCAATCCCGATGTCCGCCGCCTCTACCTCGGGGGATAA